In one window of Eubalaena glacialis isolate mEubGla1 chromosome 13, mEubGla1.1.hap2.+ XY, whole genome shotgun sequence DNA:
- the LOC133104187 gene encoding cystatin-9-like has product MLCQQWRCRWAQPWALLLLLLGPQLVVTHGWQPQGEGNGEDQATLELYFPATVEYAVHVFNQRSQDRNAYKVVRILRSWKESVQTQANGIVFSTELQLGRTRCGKFDEDIDNCPFQASPDGNNTITCFFTIDTEPWRTKFQLLNNTCSEGSTD; this is encoded by the exons ATGCTGTGTCAGCAGTGGAGGTGCAGGTGGGCTCAGCCCTGGGCCCTGCTCCTGCTTCTCTTAGGTCCCCAGCTCGTAGTGACTCATGGCTGGCAACCCCAAGGGGAAGGTAATGGTGAAGACCAAGCAACCTTGGAGCTTTACTTCCCTGCCACCGTGGAGTACGCCGTACATGTATTCAACCAGAGGAGCCAGGACAGGAATGCCTACAAGGTGGTGCGCATCCTGAGGTCGTGGAAGGA GTCTGTACAAACGCAGGCAAATGGCATCGTGTTCTCCACGGAGCTGCAGCTCGGCCGAACCAGGTGTGGGAAATTTGACGAAGACATTGACAACTGTCCATTTCAAGCAAGTCCAGACGGGAACAAT ACCATCACCTGCTTCTTTACAATCGACACTGAACCATGGAGAACAAAGTTTCAACTCTTGAACAACACCTGCTCGGAGGGCTCCACTGACTGA
- the LOC133104188 gene encoding cystatin-9-like, with product MLCQQWTCRWAQPWALLLLLLGPQLLVTQDWDSQEEANDDDQRASKNYFLATVEYGLHVFNLRNQDSNAYKVVRILRSWKEPVVSVQTQVDFGIVFSTELQLGRTRCGKFDEDIDNCPFQASPDGNNTITCFFTIITDPWRTKFQLLNNTCSEGSTD from the exons ATGCTGTGTCAgcagtggacgtgcaggtgggcTCAGCCCTGGGCCCTGCTCCTGCTTCTCTTAGGTCCCCAGCTCCTGGTGACTCAAGACTGGGATTCCCAAGAGGAAGCGAATGATGATGACCAACGAGCCTCAAAGAACTACTTCCTTGCCACAGTGGAGTACGGCTTACACGTATTCAACCTGAGGAACCAGGACAGCAATGCCTACAAGGTGGTGCGCATCCTGAGGTCGTGGAAGGAGCCGGTAG TGTCTGTACAAACCCAGGTTGATTTCGGCATCGTGTTCTCCACGGAGCTGCAGCTCGGCCGAACCAGGTGTGGAAAATTTGACGAAGACATTGACAACTGTCCGTTTCAAGCAAGTCCAGACGGGAACAAT ACCATCACCTGCTTCTTTACAATCATCACTGACCCATGGAGAACAAAGTTTCAACTCTTGAACAACACCTGCTCGGAGGGCTCCACTGACTGA